The following proteins come from a genomic window of Aspergillus oryzae RIB40 DNA, chromosome 4:
- a CDS encoding stress-regulated transcription factor RPN4 (predicted protein), with protein sequence MSMYPSIRNKGFISEPTSTPFINFQDPVFIQDEFLPDLSQEAALQFYNQQLPRLQSPFQYHSGLEFYSPPSSAPSSPTSSPASSTTHLPATTAVAAEYPNSFEAPSMTPVSSYNSAFNIQHTATPPSSQPYLSQYPQYLFENSPMLAQQPVANTHGWENNLQLLSSARMQHKASPSTSSTRSAPAGSSYQRSNASTLSKPLPTPVQTPIQNSFLAAPYQQNYDTSVHDGSQAEAEMVRRAVMEQQQKQQQQQSHHQHQPSDYSLAPSVSSVSHNSPVTPQIKPEELDEASKAMVNGEKRYPDIDRWMDDYLHLDAFADYNNHNGNNLPIGIPKINRTMSDIYQDELYNPALMPTPQVSKQTTNQQNLLNPFRNVFADRLQAANQGHMTARSHSPVVNMHRDRSPFRQNSPLAAEYNNGFQQPQMATSVPMTQNVGQSQGEGEPKTMSPKDALLDFNEGDDAGIPLFPTSQPDFNLGEALGLRRESSSSFPQSQNFTSMESFPTQYTTPNGLPQQYPFAQQQQDHQQQQQNNLLHQTPEFPASLPHFESTNSDAGVNNGVASPPAQPTMAMRPVKEEITRPERTSADSGTYTCTYHGCTLRFETPTKLQKHKREAHRQTTPGGHLVGRDTSARNSQAGPHKCERINPSTGKPCNSVFSRPYDLTRHEDTIHNARKQKVRCHLCTEEKTFSRNDALTRHMRVVHPEVDWPGKQRRRGRE encoded by the coding sequence ATGTCCATGTACCCTTCGATACGCAATAAGGGTTTTATCAGTGAACCAACATCTACCCCCTTCATCAATTTCCAAGACCCCGTTTTCATCCAGGACGAGTTCCTTCCCGACTTGTCGCAGGAGGCCGCATTACAGTTCTACAACCAGCAACTACCCAGGCTCCAATCACCTTTCCAGTACCACTCGGGTCTTGAATTTTACTCTCCGCCATCTTCCGCGCCGTCGTCACCGACTTCCtctccagcctcttccaccaccCACCTGCCAGCGACCACAGCGGTGGCTGCGGAATACCCCAACTCCTTTGAGGCTCCTTCGATGACACCCGTGTCCTCCTATAACTCTGCATTCAACATTCAGCATACCGCGACACCACCGTCCTCACAGCCATACTTGTCACAATACCCCCAATACCTTTTTGAAAACTCCCCAATGTTGGCGCAACAGCCTGTCGCAAACACCCACGGCTGGGAAAACAACCTGCAGCTGCTGAGCTCGGCTCGCATGCAGCACAAGGCATCACCGAGTACCTCGTCGACTCGATCTGCACCTGCAGGGAGCTCGTACCAAAGATCTAACGCTTCTACGCTGTCGAAGCCTCTACCCACTCCCGTCCAGACACCTATCCAGAACTCGTTTCTCGCCGCGCCCTATCAGCAGAACTATGACACTTCGGTGCATGATGGTAGCCAAGCTGAAGCGGAGATGGTGAGACGGGCTGTGATGgaacagcagcagaagcagcaacagcaacaaagtcaccatcagcatcagccaagTGATTACTCACTGGCACCTTCGGTATCATCAGTGAGCCACAACTCACCTGTTACTCCTCAGATAAAACCGGAGGAACTTGACGAGGCCTCGAAGGCGATGGTCAATGGTGAGAAACGATATCCTGATATAGACCGATGGATGGATGATTACTTACATCTCGATGCCTTTGCAGACTACAATAACCACAACGGAAACAACCTTCCGATCGGCATTCCCAAAATCAACCGAACTATGTCGGACATCTACCAAGATGAGCTCTATAACCCAGCTCTCATGCCGACTCCTCAAGTCTCCAAACAGACTACGAACCAGCAGAATCTTCTGAACCCGTTCAGAAACGTCTTTGCTGATCGACTGCAAGCCGCCAATCAGGGCCACATGACTGCACGGTCTCATTCTCCTGTTGTTAACATGCACCGGGATCGGTCTCCTTTCCGACAGAACTCGCCCCTGGCTGCTGAGTACAACAATGGGTTCCAGCAGCCCCAGATGGCGACCAGTGTGCCTATGACTCAAAATGTAGGCCAaagtcaaggagaaggagaaccgaAGACTATGTCTCCTAAGGATGCCCTGTTGGACTTCAACGAGGGAGATGACGCCGGGATTCCTTTGTTCCCAACAAGTCAACCTGACTTCAACCTTGGTGAAGCACTCGGCCTCCGACGTGAAAGCTCATCATCCTTCCCGCAGTCGCAGAACTTTACTTCCATGGAGTCATTCCCCACGCAATACACTACACCGAATGGACTTCCCCAGCAGTATCCCTTCgcgcagcagcaacaagaccatcagcagcaacaacagaaCAACCTCCTGCACCAGACCCCCGAATTCCCTGCATCCCTTCCTCACTTTGAGTCTACGAACAGTGATGCCGGGGTCAACAACGGTGTGGCTTCTCCACCGGCACAGCCCACAATGGCGATGCGCCcagtgaaggaagagatcacCCGCCCTGAGCGCACTTCTGCGGACAGTGGCACTTACACTTGCACTTACCACGGCTGCACGCTTCGGTTTGAAACGCCTACGAAGCTGCAGAAGCACAAGCGCGAGGCCCACCGTCAGACTACGCCTGGCGGCCACTTGGTTGGGCGCGATACTTCCGCACGCAACTCTCAGGCCGGTCCCCACAAATGTGAGCGGATCAATCCGTCTACGGGAAAGCCATGCAATTCTGTTTTCTCCCGGCCTTACGATCTTACCCGGCACGAGGACACGATCCACAACGCACGCAAGCAGAAGGTCCGGTGTCATCTGTGCACGGAAGAAAAGACCTTTTCGCGTAATGATGCGCTGACCCGGCACATGCGAGTGGTGCACCCTGAGGTCGATTGGCCCGgcaagcaaagaaggagaggcagGGAGTAA